ATGTGAGACTGCTGCTCCCTGAATGTCTCTTGCTGTCACTCCCTCAGTTGATCCTTCATATAGCACAGGGGGTCCCTGTTACTGTTCCTGGGTCACTGCCCCATTTTGAATGTGGGAGCTGACAAGACAATAGAATGGGAATGATTTGCAAGTGTAAATTCTTTAGAAGGCTATGGAGGGTGAGGTACACAGCTTCTtagattcttccctcccctccaatatCTCTGCAGTATATTTATAAAGGCCTGTTTAAGTTTGCTGAGCCTGCTCAAACGAACGCAGTATTATGTACTGCTTTCCATTCAGAGACCTGAAATATTTCAGATGAATACAGATAATGTAGATGTAGATATATATCTACATATCCTTTAAGTTTTGGGAGATGTATAAACTAAAAATGTAAAGGTTTATTTTTCTGAACTTGTAATTTGAACCTAAACACGATGCAAATACAATCTTGTTGATTTATTTCTGATTTATTTAAAACTGATGTTAGGGCATGGATATGATACCTATGTGTGTAACTGGGCTTGTCTCCTCATCTTTTTGAGTAGAAGTGGTCCAAGGGGAAAGTGAGGGACAAGCTGAACAACTTGGTCCTCTTTGACAAAGCTACATATGAGAAACTGTGTAAAGAAGTTCCAAACTACAAGCTCATCACACCTGCTGTGGTCTCAGAGAGGCTGAAAATCAGGGGCTCTCTGGCCAGAGCTGCTCTTCAAGAGCTGCTTAACAAAGGTAAGCTGACTTGTGCCTAGCTTTAACGGTTGCATGAAATTCACCGGAGACTGAGATACTGGTATTGACAGAGTTCCAGCTGGAGCAGTTGAATCTAGCTGGGGCAGGTAGTGCCCTGGTCATGTTAGTTACAGGCAGCTACTGTGTTTCTGTGGAGTTGGCACCTGATAATAATCATGAGCGCCAAGaattgcagtttttttttactaatggaAAGATGCTGGaaaggaaacccaggctgtcAGCTGCATATATAAATAATGTTTCTCCATTAGCTGTTAACTAGAAACTTCCGTCTATTATATGTAAACTGTTATATTATTGTTTGTtgtaaagccacattgaactgaaacttgttaaTGTGGCCATGTGAAActatggccattctgaacaaagcagtaaATAGGtcagaggtgtagcctagtggttagtgcagtggactgtgaatgAAGAGACTGAGGTTTAAGTCCCAGGTCAACTCTTTCTGTTTAAAAATATCTATATAactatgacacctgcaagcttgaaggctattgaagtggtatacattcaggtacagtaggtatttttcaggtctcGGAGGGATCATGTTTACAAAAAATTGTCCCTTGGTTTAGTCTACTGCACTacccactaggctattccactGTTCTGCAGTCTGATGCCAGACAAGATGTCCATGTTTTTTTGTTAAAAAATTGGATGCCCCTCCGTTTGTCGCATGATCCTTTTGTAGTTCTACCATAGGCGTGTTtgagccaatttttattttatatccatttttttttttacaaagaaaaataaaaggggtcccatttttttaaacatgatgTAACTGTATGCAGATGTGAAGCTTGATATGCTTAACTCATTCAGATTCTCCATTTTAGTTCTGCATCAGCATGCGTGGAATATAAATAACTTTTTCCATGAGTTTAAATACATAAGCATATTTAATAAAATGTTTCTCCCTGCCTTTTAGGGTTAATTAAACTAGTATCCAAGCACCGAGCCCAGGTGATTTACACAAGAAACACCAAGGGAGGAGATGCCCCAGCTACTACGGAGGAATCATAGAGGTGAATTTCTCTAGAACACAGCTCTCAACTTAACTCTCCATCACATATTTATGGGAGCGAGTTTGGAAATACTGTATTAATTTTACTTTCACTTGGGTTGTGTAGCTGAACAAGGACCATTGCTTTGTGACACGAGTTAATGGAAGTGTTCTGCTCTGGTGGTAGTTGTAGTTCCATATTGATTATCTGCTATGTCTTCAGCCAGTTTTACCTTTTTGTAAACTCTGCTGCTTGTGGGATATCTGACTAGGGCTGCtgagagtcggggggggggggggggggggggggggggggggcttgcccaGTGTTAGCATTACTCTCCTGTTCCTATGCACAGCAGTGCCGCAGAGTACTTCCTTCTTGCCAGTGCTGCgtccaaacagcctctttggacgcagcaggaaggaaggactCTGCTCTGTGGCGCTGCCATGAACAGGAGAGCAATGCTAGCACCGGCCCCTGGGGAAGTTTGCTGTGCAGTGACAGCCTGGAGCAAGAGTGCAGGACAAGTAAGCTGAGCGAGTGGTGGGTCCAGAAGGGGGCGGGCCCAGGGGGTGTTTTCCCCAGGCCTggctgtctctcggcggccctgtatctGACTCTTGTACTTTTGCTGGGCAGATAGACCGTGTGGGTCTTTCTTTGTGTGTTGCCTTGCTAATAGGGAAGTGGGTGGTGTAGCTTATTGGTATAATTGATTTTGAGCAAATATTTTCTAACaaatcctttcctttttttttttttttttaggctctGCTGGTGTTCACTGA
The sequence above is a segment of the Microcaecilia unicolor chromosome 12, aMicUni1.1, whole genome shotgun sequence genome. Coding sequences within it:
- the LOC115481928 gene encoding 40S ribosomal protein S25 — protein: MPPKDDKKKKDAGKSTKKDKDPVNKSGGKAKKKKWSKGKVRDKLNNLVLFDKATYEKLCKEVPNYKLITPAVVSERLKIRGSLARAALQELLNKGLIKLVSKHRAQVIYTRNTKGGDAPATTEES